In Festucalex cinctus isolate MCC-2025b chromosome 21, RoL_Fcin_1.0, whole genome shotgun sequence, one genomic interval encodes:
- the LOC144010058 gene encoding DNA (cytosine-5)-methyltransferase 3A-like isoform X6, which translates to MPSNSPAVAQLPQTPENKTSNDVSEDGADQDSPEEATVGSPPNKRRVGRPSRKRKQFLPAERRAYREAEMCMMDDLTSEADFQKEEEPASPDPLPSQQQTDPASPTVAVTPEPVARGDQATPREIEYQDGRGFGIGTLVFGKLRGFSWWPGRIVSWWMSGRSRAADGTRWVMWFGDGKFSVVCVEKLMPLSSFSSAFHQPTYNKQPMYRKAIFEALQVASVRAGRPTPSCDPSDDAEGVEPQTRQMIEWAMTGFLPNGPQSLDPPEEEQNPYKDVYSEMWTEPEAAYTPPPAKKPRKNAAEKAKIREVIDEGTRERLIQEIKKKTRNIEDICISCGSLSVSLEHPLFMGAMCVGCKNSFLECAYQYDDDGYQSYCTICCGGREVLMCGNNNCCRCFCVECVDLLVGIGSAAAAIKEDPWNCYMCGPRNTYGLLRRRDDWPCRLQHFFANNHEQDFEPAKLYAPVAAEKRQPIRVLSLFDGIATGLLVLKDLGIQVDKYVASEVCEDSITVGMVRHEGRIMYVGDVRNVTHKHIEEWGPFDLVIGGSPCNDLSIVNPARKGLYEGTGRLFFEFYRLLHEARPKEGDERPFFWLFENVVAMGVSDKRDISRFLECNPVMIDAKEVSAAHRARYFWGNLPGMSRPLSPMTNDKLDLQECLEHGRTAKGKDEHFPVYMDNKEDILWCTEMERVFGFPVHYTDVSNMSRLARQRLLGRSWSVPVIRHLFAPLKEYFACN; encoded by the exons GCAGAGCGGCGAGCTTACAGGGAAGCTGAGATGTGCATGATGGATGACCTGACGTCGGAAGCTGACTTtcaaaaggaggaggagccagCCAGCCCGGACCCTCTGCCATCACAGCAACAAACCGATCCCGCCTCGCCAACTGTTGCTGTAACGCCGGAACCCGTCGCCAGAGGAGACCAGGCAACGCCCAGAGAGATCGAGTACCAG GATGGCAGAGGTTTTGGCATCGGAACGCTGGTGTTCGGGAAGCTGCGAGGTTTCTCCTGGTGGCCCGGCAGGATTGTTTCCTGGTGGATGAGCGGCCGTAGTCGAGCCGCCGACGGGACGCGCTGGGTCATGTGGTTTGGAGACGGCAAATTCTCTGTG GTTTGCGTGGAGAAACTCATGCCGCTGAGCTCTTTCTCGTCTGCCTTTCACCAGCCCACCTATAACAAACAGCCCATGTACCGGAAAGCCATTTTTGAGGCTCTGCAG GTGGCGAGTGTGCGTGCAGGACGACCAACTCCTTCCTGCGACCCGAGCGACGACGCAGAAGGTGTGGAGCCTCAGACCCGACAGATGATCGAATGGGCCATGACTGGCTTCTTACCCAACGGCCCACAATCACTGGACCCTCCTGAGG AGGAGCAGAATCCATATAAAGACGTCTACTCTGAAATGTGGACAGAACCAGAGGCAGCATATACTCCTCCCCCTGCCAAGAAACCTCGCAAGAACGCAGCGGAGAAAGCCAAGATCAGGGAGGTGATTGACGAAGGAACCAGAG AGAGACTTATACAggagattaaaaagaaaacacggAACATAGAAG ATATCTGTATCTCCTGTGGAAGTCTCAGCGTCTCTCTGGAGCATCCGCTCTTCATGGGAGCAATGTGCGTGGGTTGCAAA AATTCCTTTTTAGAGTGCGCCTACCAGTATGACGACGACGGCTACCAATCCTACTGCACCATCTGCTGCGGAGGGAGGGAGGTGCTCATGTGCGGCAACAACAACTGCTGTAG gTGTTTCTGCGTGGAGTGCGTGGATCTGCTGGTAGGAATCGGCTCGGCAGCGGCAGCCATCAAAGAGGACCCGTGGAACTGTTACATGTGCGGGCCCCGGAACACTTATGGGTTACTGCGGCGACGGGACGACTGGCCCTGCCGACTACAGCATTTTTTCGCCAACAATCACGAACAGGACTTT GAGCCAGCCAAGTTGTATGCCCCAGTTGCAGCAGAAAAGAGGCAGCCAATCAGAGTCTTATCACTGTTTGATGGCATCGCCACAG GTCTTTTGGTGCTGAAGGATCTGGGCATCCAGGTGGATAAGTACGTGGCGTCCGAGGTTTGCGAGGACTCCATCACTGTCGGCATGGTCAGACACGAGGGACGCATCATGTACGTGGGCGATGTACGCAACGTAACCCATAAACAT ATCGAAGAGTGGGGACCATTTGACCTAGTGATAGGAGGAAGTCCCTGCAATGACCTCTCCATCGTAAACCCTGCACGGAAGGGCCTTTATG AGGGAACTGGCCGATTATTTTTCGAGTTCTACCGTCTGCTGCACGAAGCTCGGCCAAAAGAGGGTGACGAGCGGCCTTTCTTCTGGCTCTTTGAGAACGTGGTCGCCATGGGAGTCAGTGACAAACGGGACATCTCTCGCTTTTTAGAG TGCAACCCTGTGATGATCGACGCCAAGGAGGTTTCTGCCGCCCACCGCGCTCGATATTTCTGGGGAAACCTTCCTGGCATGTCAAG ACCGCTGAGCCCAATGACGAATGACAAGCTGGACCTGCAAGAGTGTCTCGAGCATGGTCGTACTGCCAAG GGGAAAGATGAGCATTTCCCCGTCTACATGGACAACAAGGAGGACATCCTCTGGTGCACTGAGATGGAAAG GGTGTTTGGTTTCCCCGTCCACTACACCGACGTGTCCAACATGAGTCGTCTGGCCCGGCAAAGGCTGCTGGGACGCTCGTGGAGTGTTCCCGTCATCAGGCACCTCTTTGCCCCTCTAAAGGAGTACTTTGCCTGCAACTAG
- the LOC144010058 gene encoding DNA (cytosine-5)-methyltransferase 3A-like isoform X7, which yields MTERKRAREEQCQILSAERRAYREAEMCMMDDLTSEADFQKEEEPASPDPLPSQQQTDPASPTVAVTPEPVARGDQATPREIEYQDGRGFGIGTLVFGKLRGFSWWPGRIVSWWMSGRSRAADGTRWVMWFGDGKFSVVCVEKLMPLSSFSSAFHQPTYNKQPMYRKAIFEALQVASVRAGRPTPSCDPSDDAEGVEPQTRQMIEWAMTGFLPNGPQSLDPPEEEQNPYKDVYSEMWTEPEAAYTPPPAKKPRKNAAEKAKIREVIDEGTRERLIQEIKKKTRNIEDICISCGSLSVSLEHPLFMGAMCVGCKNSFLECAYQYDDDGYQSYCTICCGGREVLMCGNNNCCRCFCVECVDLLVGIGSAAAAIKEDPWNCYMCGPRNTYGLLRRRDDWPCRLQHFFANNHEQDFEPAKLYAPVAAEKRQPIRVLSLFDGIATGLLVLKDLGIQVDKYVASEVCEDSITVGMVRHEGRIMYVGDVRNVTHKHIEEWGPFDLVIGGSPCNDLSIVNPARKGLYEGTGRLFFEFYRLLHEARPKEGDERPFFWLFENVVAMGVSDKRDISRFLECNPVMIDAKEVSAAHRARYFWGNLPGMSRPLSPMTNDKLDLQECLEHGRTAKFEKLRTITTRSNSVKQGKDEHFPVYMDNKEDILWCTEMERVFGFPVHYTDVSNMSRLARQRLLGRSWSVPVIRHLFAPLKEYFACN from the exons AtgacagagagaaagagagccAGGGAGGAACAATGCCAAATCCTGTCT GCAGAGCGGCGAGCTTACAGGGAAGCTGAGATGTGCATGATGGATGACCTGACGTCGGAAGCTGACTTtcaaaaggaggaggagccagCCAGCCCGGACCCTCTGCCATCACAGCAACAAACCGATCCCGCCTCGCCAACTGTTGCTGTAACGCCGGAACCCGTCGCCAGAGGAGACCAGGCAACGCCCAGAGAGATCGAGTACCAG GATGGCAGAGGTTTTGGCATCGGAACGCTGGTGTTCGGGAAGCTGCGAGGTTTCTCCTGGTGGCCCGGCAGGATTGTTTCCTGGTGGATGAGCGGCCGTAGTCGAGCCGCCGACGGGACGCGCTGGGTCATGTGGTTTGGAGACGGCAAATTCTCTGTG GTTTGCGTGGAGAAACTCATGCCGCTGAGCTCTTTCTCGTCTGCCTTTCACCAGCCCACCTATAACAAACAGCCCATGTACCGGAAAGCCATTTTTGAGGCTCTGCAG GTGGCGAGTGTGCGTGCAGGACGACCAACTCCTTCCTGCGACCCGAGCGACGACGCAGAAGGTGTGGAGCCTCAGACCCGACAGATGATCGAATGGGCCATGACTGGCTTCTTACCCAACGGCCCACAATCACTGGACCCTCCTGAGG AGGAGCAGAATCCATATAAAGACGTCTACTCTGAAATGTGGACAGAACCAGAGGCAGCATATACTCCTCCCCCTGCCAAGAAACCTCGCAAGAACGCAGCGGAGAAAGCCAAGATCAGGGAGGTGATTGACGAAGGAACCAGAG AGAGACTTATACAggagattaaaaagaaaacacggAACATAGAAG ATATCTGTATCTCCTGTGGAAGTCTCAGCGTCTCTCTGGAGCATCCGCTCTTCATGGGAGCAATGTGCGTGGGTTGCAAA AATTCCTTTTTAGAGTGCGCCTACCAGTATGACGACGACGGCTACCAATCCTACTGCACCATCTGCTGCGGAGGGAGGGAGGTGCTCATGTGCGGCAACAACAACTGCTGTAG gTGTTTCTGCGTGGAGTGCGTGGATCTGCTGGTAGGAATCGGCTCGGCAGCGGCAGCCATCAAAGAGGACCCGTGGAACTGTTACATGTGCGGGCCCCGGAACACTTATGGGTTACTGCGGCGACGGGACGACTGGCCCTGCCGACTACAGCATTTTTTCGCCAACAATCACGAACAGGACTTT GAGCCAGCCAAGTTGTATGCCCCAGTTGCAGCAGAAAAGAGGCAGCCAATCAGAGTCTTATCACTGTTTGATGGCATCGCCACAG GTCTTTTGGTGCTGAAGGATCTGGGCATCCAGGTGGATAAGTACGTGGCGTCCGAGGTTTGCGAGGACTCCATCACTGTCGGCATGGTCAGACACGAGGGACGCATCATGTACGTGGGCGATGTACGCAACGTAACCCATAAACAT ATCGAAGAGTGGGGACCATTTGACCTAGTGATAGGAGGAAGTCCCTGCAATGACCTCTCCATCGTAAACCCTGCACGGAAGGGCCTTTATG AGGGAACTGGCCGATTATTTTTCGAGTTCTACCGTCTGCTGCACGAAGCTCGGCCAAAAGAGGGTGACGAGCGGCCTTTCTTCTGGCTCTTTGAGAACGTGGTCGCCATGGGAGTCAGTGACAAACGGGACATCTCTCGCTTTTTAGAG TGCAACCCTGTGATGATCGACGCCAAGGAGGTTTCTGCCGCCCACCGCGCTCGATATTTCTGGGGAAACCTTCCTGGCATGTCAAG ACCGCTGAGCCCAATGACGAATGACAAGCTGGACCTGCAAGAGTGTCTCGAGCATGGTCGTACTGCCAAG TTTGAGAAGTTGCGTACGATAACGACTCGCTCCAACTCTGTGAAGCAGGGGAAAGATGAGCATTTCCCCGTCTACATGGACAACAAGGAGGACATCCTCTGGTGCACTGAGATGGAAAG GGTGTTTGGTTTCCCCGTCCACTACACCGACGTGTCCAACATGAGTCGTCTGGCCCGGCAAAGGCTGCTGGGACGCTCGTGGAGTGTTCCCGTCATCAGGCACCTCTTTGCCCCTCTAAAGGAGTACTTTGCCTGCAACTAG
- the LOC144010058 gene encoding DNA (cytosine-5)-methyltransferase 3A-like isoform X5, whose protein sequence is MPSNSPAVAQLPQTPENKTSNDVSEDGADQDSPEEATVGSPPNKRRVGRPSRKRKQFLPAERRAYREAEMCMMDDLTSEADFQKEEEPASPDPLPSQQQTDPASPTVAVTPEPVARGDQATPREIEYQDGRGFGIGTLVFGKLRGFSWWPGRIVSWWMSGRSRAADGTRWVMWFGDGKFSVVCVEKLMPLSSFSSAFHQPTYNKQPMYRKAIFEALQVASVRAGRPTPSCDPSDDAEGVEPQTRQMIEWAMTGFLPNGPQSLDPPEEEQNPYKDVYSEMWTEPEAAYTPPPAKKPRKNAAEKAKIREVIDEGTRERLIQEIKKKTRNIEDICISCGSLSVSLEHPLFMGAMCVGCKNSFLECAYQYDDDGYQSYCTICCGGREVLMCGNNNCCRCFCVECVDLLVGIGSAAAAIKEDPWNCYMCGPRNTYGLLRRRDDWPCRLQHFFANNHEQDFEPAKLYAPVAAEKRQPIRVLSLFDGIATGLLVLKDLGIQVDKYVASEVCEDSITVGMVRHEGRIMYVGDVRNVTHKHIEEWGPFDLVIGGSPCNDLSIVNPARKGLYEGTGRLFFEFYRLLHEARPKEGDERPFFWLFENVVAMGVSDKRDISRFLECNPVMIDAKEVSAAHRARYFWGNLPGMSRPLSPMTNDKLDLQECLEHGRTAKFEKLRTITTRSNSVKQGKDEHFPVYMDNKEDILWCTEMERVFGFPVHYTDVSNMSRLARQRLLGRSWSVPVIRHLFAPLKEYFACN, encoded by the exons GCAGAGCGGCGAGCTTACAGGGAAGCTGAGATGTGCATGATGGATGACCTGACGTCGGAAGCTGACTTtcaaaaggaggaggagccagCCAGCCCGGACCCTCTGCCATCACAGCAACAAACCGATCCCGCCTCGCCAACTGTTGCTGTAACGCCGGAACCCGTCGCCAGAGGAGACCAGGCAACGCCCAGAGAGATCGAGTACCAG GATGGCAGAGGTTTTGGCATCGGAACGCTGGTGTTCGGGAAGCTGCGAGGTTTCTCCTGGTGGCCCGGCAGGATTGTTTCCTGGTGGATGAGCGGCCGTAGTCGAGCCGCCGACGGGACGCGCTGGGTCATGTGGTTTGGAGACGGCAAATTCTCTGTG GTTTGCGTGGAGAAACTCATGCCGCTGAGCTCTTTCTCGTCTGCCTTTCACCAGCCCACCTATAACAAACAGCCCATGTACCGGAAAGCCATTTTTGAGGCTCTGCAG GTGGCGAGTGTGCGTGCAGGACGACCAACTCCTTCCTGCGACCCGAGCGACGACGCAGAAGGTGTGGAGCCTCAGACCCGACAGATGATCGAATGGGCCATGACTGGCTTCTTACCCAACGGCCCACAATCACTGGACCCTCCTGAGG AGGAGCAGAATCCATATAAAGACGTCTACTCTGAAATGTGGACAGAACCAGAGGCAGCATATACTCCTCCCCCTGCCAAGAAACCTCGCAAGAACGCAGCGGAGAAAGCCAAGATCAGGGAGGTGATTGACGAAGGAACCAGAG AGAGACTTATACAggagattaaaaagaaaacacggAACATAGAAG ATATCTGTATCTCCTGTGGAAGTCTCAGCGTCTCTCTGGAGCATCCGCTCTTCATGGGAGCAATGTGCGTGGGTTGCAAA AATTCCTTTTTAGAGTGCGCCTACCAGTATGACGACGACGGCTACCAATCCTACTGCACCATCTGCTGCGGAGGGAGGGAGGTGCTCATGTGCGGCAACAACAACTGCTGTAG gTGTTTCTGCGTGGAGTGCGTGGATCTGCTGGTAGGAATCGGCTCGGCAGCGGCAGCCATCAAAGAGGACCCGTGGAACTGTTACATGTGCGGGCCCCGGAACACTTATGGGTTACTGCGGCGACGGGACGACTGGCCCTGCCGACTACAGCATTTTTTCGCCAACAATCACGAACAGGACTTT GAGCCAGCCAAGTTGTATGCCCCAGTTGCAGCAGAAAAGAGGCAGCCAATCAGAGTCTTATCACTGTTTGATGGCATCGCCACAG GTCTTTTGGTGCTGAAGGATCTGGGCATCCAGGTGGATAAGTACGTGGCGTCCGAGGTTTGCGAGGACTCCATCACTGTCGGCATGGTCAGACACGAGGGACGCATCATGTACGTGGGCGATGTACGCAACGTAACCCATAAACAT ATCGAAGAGTGGGGACCATTTGACCTAGTGATAGGAGGAAGTCCCTGCAATGACCTCTCCATCGTAAACCCTGCACGGAAGGGCCTTTATG AGGGAACTGGCCGATTATTTTTCGAGTTCTACCGTCTGCTGCACGAAGCTCGGCCAAAAGAGGGTGACGAGCGGCCTTTCTTCTGGCTCTTTGAGAACGTGGTCGCCATGGGAGTCAGTGACAAACGGGACATCTCTCGCTTTTTAGAG TGCAACCCTGTGATGATCGACGCCAAGGAGGTTTCTGCCGCCCACCGCGCTCGATATTTCTGGGGAAACCTTCCTGGCATGTCAAG ACCGCTGAGCCCAATGACGAATGACAAGCTGGACCTGCAAGAGTGTCTCGAGCATGGTCGTACTGCCAAG TTTGAGAAGTTGCGTACGATAACGACTCGCTCCAACTCTGTGAAGCAGGGGAAAGATGAGCATTTCCCCGTCTACATGGACAACAAGGAGGACATCCTCTGGTGCACTGAGATGGAAAG GGTGTTTGGTTTCCCCGTCCACTACACCGACGTGTCCAACATGAGTCGTCTGGCCCGGCAAAGGCTGCTGGGACGCTCGTGGAGTGTTCCCGTCATCAGGCACCTCTTTGCCCCTCTAAAGGAGTACTTTGCCTGCAACTAG